A window of Choristoneura fumiferana chromosome 8, NRCan_CFum_1, whole genome shotgun sequence contains these coding sequences:
- the LOC141430658 gene encoding phosducin-like protein, producing the protein MATLEDKILGEKLHNYCSSSEDESGDEDSRSGDEEGPSKVEAAPADLPPINSWSGSASNTGPKGVLEDWRRFKQLEAENRRELEKERVALAKKLTLSVKPEREEKEDKEHEVLEDELNELLDEDFLLKYQKQRMQELMAQMKKTPKFGKVHTLKTQDEFLNSIDKEDPKVAVLIHIYNNSAKACRTMDGCLNILASDYPEIKFCRIAVDITGLSRHFRIDGVPAILVYKNGQIIGNFVQLVTELGDDFYATDVERFLIEYGMLPEK; encoded by the coding sequence ATGGCTACTTTGGAAGATAAAATATTGGGTGAAAAACTGCACAACTACTGCAGTAGTAGTGAAGATGAATCCGGTGATGAAGATAGTAGAAGCGGCGATGAAGAAGGTCCATCTAAGGTAGAAGCAGCACCTGCAGATTTACCGCCTATAAATAGCTGGTCAGGATCAGCGAGTAATACGGGCCCGAAAGGGGTACTTGAAGACTGGCGTCGATTTAAACAGCTAGAAGCTGAAAACCGAAGAGAACTCGAGAAAGAACGCGTTGCGTTAGCGAAGAAGCTGACGTTGTCAGTTAAGCCAGAGCGAGAGGAAAAAGAGGACAAAGAGCACGAAGTCCTGGAAGATGAGCTAAACGAACTACTGGATGAAGATTTTCTATTGAAATACCAGAAACAGCGGATGCAAGAACTCATGGCGCAAATGAAGAAGACTCCTAAATTCGGGAAGGTTCATACTCTCAAGACTCAGGATGAATTCTTGAACTCTATAGACAAGGAAGACCCTAAAGTTGCAGTATTGATCCATATTTACAACAACAGTGCTAAAGCATGCAGGACCATGGATGGATGCTTGAACATTTTAGCTTCAGATTATCCTGAGATTAAGTTTTGCCGTATTGCTGTGGATATTACTGGGTTAAGCCGTCATTTTCGCATTGATGGTGTACCAGCAATACTTGTCTATAAAAATGGCCAAATTATTGGCAATTTTGTCCAATTGGTCACAGAACTTGGTGACGATTTCTATGCAACAGATGTGGAACGCTTTCTCATAGAGTATGGAATGCTGCCAGAAAAATAG